One stretch of Segatella copri DNA includes these proteins:
- a CDS encoding ATP-binding protein: MKRFIYNQLKDWKLSSNRKPLIMYGARQVGKTYIIKEFGNNEFENMVYINCYKNKSIAQLFQGDANAERLSIGLAAYAHQDITPGKTLVFLDEIQEIPPVLSSLKYFCEDKPELHIIVAGSLLGVMNMKGESFPVGKVDIMHLYPMTYEEFLLANGEKQLLDLLQSGDKELINSLAPKFIEYLRRYYFVGGMPEAVLEFTQNHNPMQVRQIQQNILNAYEADISKHTEEQTQRVRMVWQSIPAQLARENKKFIYGAIRKGARAKDFEIAIQWLIDAGLVHKVERTRDAKSPLKFYADMDAFKLYVLDVGLLGALTMAQPDQILIGNNVFSEYKGAFTENFVLQQLKSLPYLPIYYYSKPSSTQEIDFMVQAGSEILPIEVKAEENVKAKSLAAFITHDFVSYHLKGIRFSMRGFQDQKWMENVPLFAAREFVKHKVEKSFIIK; the protein is encoded by the coding sequence ATGAAAAGATTCATATACAACCAACTGAAAGACTGGAAATTATCCAGTAACAGGAAGCCACTCATCATGTATGGAGCAAGACAAGTTGGCAAGACCTATATCATCAAAGAGTTTGGCAACAACGAATTTGAGAATATGGTTTACATCAACTGTTACAAAAACAAAAGCATTGCTCAACTTTTTCAAGGTGACGCAAATGCAGAAAGACTTTCCATCGGCCTTGCTGCTTATGCACACCAAGACATCACTCCTGGCAAGACCCTTGTATTTCTCGATGAGATACAAGAGATTCCACCTGTTTTGTCCTCGCTGAAATATTTCTGTGAAGACAAGCCAGAATTGCATATCATCGTAGCAGGATCATTGCTCGGTGTCATGAACATGAAAGGAGAATCCTTCCCTGTCGGTAAAGTTGACATCATGCACCTCTACCCCATGACTTATGAGGAATTTCTACTTGCCAATGGAGAGAAACAACTTTTGGATTTATTGCAAAGCGGAGATAAGGAACTTATCAACAGCCTCGCCCCAAAATTCATAGAATACCTTCGACGATACTACTTTGTTGGAGGTATGCCCGAAGCAGTATTGGAATTTACACAAAATCACAACCCAATGCAAGTAAGGCAAATTCAACAAAACATCTTGAATGCATACGAGGCAGATATCAGCAAACACACCGAAGAACAGACACAAAGAGTAAGAATGGTATGGCAATCAATCCCAGCCCAACTGGCTCGCGAGAACAAGAAGTTCATCTATGGTGCAATAAGAAAAGGAGCTAGGGCTAAAGATTTCGAGATTGCAATACAATGGCTCATTGACGCAGGACTCGTCCATAAGGTAGAAAGAACAAGAGATGCCAAATCTCCATTAAAATTCTATGCAGACATGGATGCTTTCAAATTATATGTGCTTGATGTAGGTTTGTTGGGAGCACTCACAATGGCACAACCTGACCAGATTCTCATTGGCAACAACGTGTTTAGCGAATACAAGGGGGCGTTTACTGAGAATTTCGTGCTTCAACAGCTGAAATCTCTTCCTTACTTACCCATATATTATTACAGTAAGCCAAGCTCTACCCAAGAAATTGATTTCATGGTACAAGCCGGCAGCGAAATCTTACCAATAGAAGTAAAGGCTGAGGAGAATGTAAAGGCAAAATCACTAGCAGCATTTATCACTCACGATTTTGTCTCCTATCATCTCAAAGGTATCCGTTTCTCCATGCGAGGTTTCCAAGACCAAAAATGGATGGAAAATGTACCACTATTCGCAGCTAGAGAATTTGTTAAACACAAGGTAGAGAAGAGTTTCATCATCAAATAA
- a CDS encoding oligosaccharide flippase family protein has product MANLKSLAKDTAIYGLSSIIGRFLNYLLVPLYTAKISAASGGYGVITNMYAYTALLLVILTYGMETTFFRFVNKEGENSEKVYHTVLSMVGFTSLLFIALVFLFITPLSDAMGYADHPAYVWTMFVTVAIDAFQCIPFAYLRYKKRPLKFAAFKLLFIGLNIALNLVYYVIMDGHDVGYAFYINLVCTASITFCFYKELKEGFMGEKCSWSECKVLVRKMMGYSWPILVLGIAGILNQTADKILFPYIYEKGDAHAQLGIYGAASKIAMIMAMITQAFRYAYEPFVFGKAKDKDNRQTYASAMKYFVIFTLLAFLVVVGYLDVLRHIIGRDYWDGLKVVPIVMAAEIMMGVYFNLSFWYKLIDKTIWGAYFSGIGCAVLIAINVIFVPVYGYIACAWAGFAGYGTAMLLSYFVGQKKYPINYPVKEIMIYVVLALILFAGMTEANRYFSSGIACLINTVLILIFAAYLVKKDFPLKSLPVVGKYFRK; this is encoded by the coding sequence ATGGCAAACCTCAAAAGTTTAGCAAAGGATACCGCCATCTATGGTTTGAGCAGTATCATCGGCAGATTCCTCAACTATCTGCTTGTACCACTCTATACGGCTAAGATCAGCGCCGCAAGTGGTGGTTATGGTGTCATCACCAACATGTACGCCTATACGGCGTTACTCCTCGTTATCCTGACCTACGGAATGGAGACCACCTTCTTCCGTTTTGTCAACAAGGAGGGAGAAAACTCAGAAAAGGTTTATCACACGGTATTGAGCATGGTGGGCTTCACTTCCCTACTCTTCATCGCCCTGGTATTCCTCTTCATCACGCCTTTGAGCGATGCGATGGGCTACGCCGACCATCCGGCTTATGTATGGACCATGTTCGTAACCGTGGCTATTGATGCCTTCCAGTGCATTCCGTTCGCTTACCTCAGATACAAGAAGCGCCCATTGAAGTTTGCTGCCTTCAAGTTGCTCTTCATCGGTCTGAACATTGCGCTCAACCTGGTTTACTACGTCATCATGGATGGTCACGATGTGGGCTATGCTTTCTACATCAACCTCGTTTGTACCGCCTCCATCACCTTCTGTTTCTACAAGGAGCTGAAGGAAGGATTCATGGGCGAGAAATGCTCCTGGAGTGAATGTAAGGTGCTCGTCAGGAAGATGATGGGCTACAGCTGGCCTATCCTCGTGCTCGGTATTGCCGGTATTCTGAACCAGACAGCCGACAAGATTCTCTTCCCTTACATCTATGAGAAGGGCGATGCTCATGCGCAACTCGGAATCTACGGAGCAGCCAGCAAGATTGCGATGATTATGGCGATGATTACCCAGGCTTTCCGCTATGCTTACGAGCCATTCGTATTCGGCAAGGCGAAGGATAAGGACAACCGACAGACTTACGCTTCGGCGATGAAGTATTTCGTCATCTTCACCCTGCTCGCCTTTCTGGTGGTAGTAGGTTATCTGGATGTATTGCGCCACATCATCGGTCGCGACTACTGGGATGGTTTGAAGGTAGTGCCTATCGTAATGGCTGCCGAAATCATGATGGGAGTATATTTCAACCTCAGTTTCTGGTACAAGCTCATCGACAAGACCATCTGGGGTGCTTACTTCTCGGGCATCGGTTGTGCGGTATTGATTGCCATCAACGTTATCTTCGTACCAGTTTATGGTTACATCGCCTGTGCCTGGGCCGGTTTCGCAGGTTATGGAACAGCCATGCTTCTCTCCTACTTTGTAGGTCAGAAGAAGTATCCAATCAACTATCCGGTGAAGGAGATTATGATTTATGTGGTTCTCGCCCTCATCCTCTTTGCCGGAATGACCGAGGCTAACAGATACTTCTCCAGTGGAATTGCCTGCCTCATCAACACGGTGCTCATCCTCATCTTCGCCGCTTATCTCGTGAAGAAGGATTTCCCATTAAAGAGTCTGCCAGTGGTGGGAAAATACTTTAGAAAGTAA
- a CDS encoding four helix bundle protein, with protein MGNNVIYELSKKFAIRIIKLYVFLKEEKHEFVMSKQIYRCGTSIGANIAESTYAQSTPDYISKLSISLKEASETQYWLDLLQESNYITTEQYESISNDVKTIIGTLVNIINKLKQKNNQ; from the coding sequence ATGGGCAATAATGTCATTTATGAATTAAGCAAAAAGTTTGCCATACGAATAATCAAACTCTATGTTTTCCTCAAAGAAGAGAAACATGAATTCGTTATGTCTAAACAAATATACAGATGTGGTACAAGCATTGGAGCAAACATTGCAGAAAGCACTTATGCTCAAAGTACACCAGATTATATAAGCAAACTTAGCATCTCCCTAAAAGAAGCAAGTGAAACTCAATATTGGCTGGATTTACTTCAAGAAAGCAATTATATAACAACAGAACAATACGAATCAATATCCAATGATGTTAAGACTATCATAGGAACTCTCGTAAATATCATCAATAAATTGAAACAAAAAAATAATCAATAA
- a CDS encoding nucleoside recognition domain-containing protein, whose amino-acid sequence MVLNYIWIAFFVIAFIFALIGLAMGDTTIFQKIVDSTFDSSKNAFEISLGLTGVLALWLGIMKIGEKAGVVNVLARALSPVFTRLFPDIPKNHPVMGSIFMNIASNMLGLDNAATPTGLKAMQQMQELNTKKDTATNPMIMFLVLNTSGLTIIPTTILAFRASYGAAQPTDVFIPILMATLVATLAGIIITSLWQRINILQPVLLATLLGMCAFVGIIIWGFGQMDKDTMNTVTTLASNMILLGIILCFILAGFWKKVNVYDAFIEGAKEGFTTAVKIIPYLVAILVGIGVFRASGAMDMVIQGISWSVEQCGLNADFVGALPTAIMKPLSGSGARGMMLEAMKNYGPDSFVGRLSCIFQGSTDTTFYILAVYFGSVSIRNTRHAVACGLLADLAGVIAAIAIAYLFF is encoded by the coding sequence ATGGTTTTAAATTACATTTGGATAGCATTTTTCGTGATTGCGTTCATCTTCGCACTCATCGGATTGGCAATGGGAGATACGACTATCTTCCAGAAGATTGTAGATTCCACCTTCGACTCATCCAAGAATGCCTTCGAGATTTCTCTCGGACTGACGGGCGTGCTCGCCCTCTGGCTTGGCATCATGAAGATTGGAGAGAAGGCGGGAGTTGTGAATGTGTTGGCAAGAGCACTCAGCCCGGTTTTCACCCGTCTCTTCCCTGATATTCCGAAGAACCATCCGGTGATGGGAAGCATCTTCATGAATATCGCTTCGAATATGCTGGGACTCGATAATGCGGCGACGCCTACAGGATTGAAAGCGATGCAGCAGATGCAGGAACTCAACACGAAGAAGGATACGGCGACGAACCCGATGATCATGTTCCTGGTTCTGAACACCTCAGGACTCACCATCATCCCTACCACCATCCTCGCCTTCCGTGCCTCCTATGGAGCAGCCCAGCCTACGGATGTCTTCATCCCTATCCTGATGGCTACGCTCGTGGCTACGCTTGCCGGAATCATCATCACTTCGCTCTGGCAGCGCATCAACATCCTGCAGCCGGTATTGCTCGCTACTCTGTTGGGAATGTGCGCCTTCGTAGGCATCATCATCTGGGGATTCGGACAGATGGACAAGGATACGATGAATACAGTTACTACCCTGGCTTCGAATATGATTCTCCTGGGCATCATCCTCTGTTTCATCCTGGCGGGATTCTGGAAGAAAGTGAATGTTTATGATGCATTTATCGAAGGAGCGAAGGAAGGTTTTACTACGGCGGTGAAGATTATCCCTTATCTCGTAGCTATCCTTGTGGGCATCGGCGTGTTCCGTGCTTCGGGAGCGATGGATATGGTGATTCAAGGCATTTCGTGGTCGGTAGAACAATGCGGCTTGAACGCCGATTTCGTAGGCGCCCTGCCTACCGCCATCATGAAACCGCTGTCGGGAAGTGGCGCACGAGGCATGATGCTGGAGGCGATGAAGAACTATGGTCCTGATTCGTTTGTGGGCAGATTGAGCTGCATCTTCCAGGGCTCCACCGACACCACCTTCTATATATTGGCTGTATATTTCGGAAGCGTAAGCATCAGGAATACCCGCCACGCTGTGGCTTGCGGCTTGCTTGCCGATTTGGCAGGAGTCATCGCAGCAATCGCTATAGCATACCTTTTCTTTTAA